In a single window of the Tribolium castaneum strain GA2 chromosome 8, icTriCast1.1, whole genome shotgun sequence genome:
- the Sas-4 gene encoding centromere protein J has translation MPLSPNLLQRLAELKKWQESHEDLLKKTIINTSANATTLSDYQTIDGLSAFDSSNEHSRKNWESQVISPTKTFHELLEEKLALDPGPGAAPPKPKRPFLKKGAGLERFRMKTRPKLIKKSKGEKENDNVTPLRAPDLVVRPKATWGPPGEQTLYEKALEKELRIFEALEEKAENSSFCSTNSSVVRILSSTPSKKGGDDVIETELERKDIAEILLRLKNLAEGRMKPPDVPSIIEASDEDKWTSSEVSSVSSGDLEETLTAPKRDIGVGTEASNDCAICGDKLKKKIIEYDDKLNDLIEDKNRISELRKQLEQKERDFLKRKHEFEDQRANFEYEADIERKKLAKERQAFQMFMKESQNRPNKKERQEISNLKQEVADLSETLKLKESKNGMTQARLRNQIKQLEKENSQLKTEIEKLTKENAKLSATQKLNRKSSDSKILHEINKNITKLTNQAKNHEKNVMLDQSESFLVMAPPLADECNNGGANQSETSAFNSNQSQVTYPNGNIKTVSPDGNFITVKFFNGDRQETNLLDGTVKYFFTNRNITQTTFADGLEVVEFPEGVIERRFPDGRCEITLPDGAVQTTLPDGGTETKYTDGSIVKIAPNGDKVLLLANGQKEIETKEYKSREYPDGTVKILYRDGTQETKYANGRVRIKDSNGKLVLDTHL, from the exons atgccactTTCACCAAACCTCCTCCAACGCTTGGCCGAACTCAAAAAATGGCAAGAAAGCCACGAggatttactcaaaaaaacaattatcaaCACCAGTGCAAACGCGACCACATTATCGGACTACCAAACCATTGACGGTCTTTCAGCCTTTGACTCCTCAAACGAACACTCCCGTAAAAACTGGGAGAGTCAGGTAATTTCCCCCACGAAAACCTTCCACGAACTACTTGAAGAAAAACTCGCTCTTGATCCGGGCCCTGGGGCTGCGCCCCCTAAACCGAAACGCCCCTTTTTAAAAAAGGGGGCCGGTTTGGAGCGTTTCCGCATGAAAACGCGCCccaaattgattaaaaaatcgaaaggGGAGAAAGAAAATGATAATGTGACTCCTCTGAGGGCCCCCGATTTGGTGGTGAGGCCCAAGGCCACGTGGGGGCCCCCCGGCGAGCAAACACTGTACGAGAAGGCGCTAGAGAAGGAGTTGAGGATTTTTGAGGCTTTGGAGGAAAAGGCCGAGAATAGTAGCTTTTGTTCAACGAATTCTAGCGTTGTGAGGATTTTGTCAAGCACTCCGAGTAAAAAAGGGGGCGATGATGTGATAGAGACTGAGTTGGAGCGCAAAGACATTGCGGAGATTTTATTGAGGCTTAAGAATTTGGCCGAGGGACGGATGAAGCCCCCCGATGTACCct cGATTATTGAGGCTTCTGATGAGGACAAGTGGACCAGTAGTGAGGTTTCAAGTGTCTCATCGGGGGATTTAGAGGAGACTCTGACAGCCCCAAAACGTGATATAGGAGTTGGGACTGAGGCAAGCAATGATTGTGCAATTTGTGGTGATAaactcaagaaaaaaattattgaatacGACGACAAACTCAATGATTTAATTGAGGATAAAAACCGGATAAGTGAGCTACGAAAACAGTTGGAGCAAAAAgagcgcgattttttaaaacgcaAGCACGAATTTGAGGACCAAAGAGCGAATTTTGAGTACGAAGCGGACATTGAACgaaaaaaacttgcaaaagAACGACAGGCGTTTCAAAT gtTCATGAAAGAGTCACAAAATCGCCCAAACAAAAAAGAACGGCAAGAAATAAGCAACTTGAAGCAAGAAGTGGCCGATTTGAGTGAAACTTTAAAGCTAAAAGAGTCAAAAAACGGAATGACCCAAGCCCGCCTTCGCAACCAAATCAAACAACTCGAAAAGGAAAATTCGCAACTCAAGactgaaattgaaaaattaacgaaAGAAAACGCCAAACTTTCAGCAACGCAAAAACTGAACAGAAAATCATCCGATTCGAAAATTTTGCACGAAATCAACAAAAACATAACTAAACTAACAAACCAGGcaaaaaatcacgaaaaaaatgtaatgctGGATCAGAGTGAGTCGTTTCTGGTCATGGCACCCCCTCTAGCGGACGAATGCAACAACGGCGGTGCCAACCAATCAGAAACGAGCGCCTTTAACTCCAACCAATCACAAGTGACGTACCCCAACGGCAATATTAAAACAGTGTCACCCGATGGTAACTTTATAACTGTTAAATTCTTCAATGGTGACCGCCAGGAAACTAATTTATTGGACGGAAccgttaaatattttttcaccaatCGTAACATCACCCAAACTACGTTTGCCGACGGTTTGGAAGTAGTCGAATTTCCTGA GGGGGTTATTGAGAGGCGTTTTCCGGACGGCAGGTGCGAAATTACGCTCCCAGATGGCGCTGTGCAAACAACGCTACCTGACGGCGGTACGGAAACTAAGTACACCGACGGCTCGATTGTCAAAATTGCGCCAAACGGCGACAAGGTTTTGCTTCTAGCCAATGGGCAAAAGGAAATCGAGACAAAAGAATACAAG AGTCGCGAGTATCCCGATGGTactgttaaaattttgtaccgAGATGGGACCCAGGAAACGAAGTATGCCAATGGGCGTGTGAGGATTAAGGATTCTAACGGGAAATTGGTTCTAGACACGCATTTAtga
- the mRpL44 gene encoding large ribosomal subunit protein mL44, whose amino-acid sequence MSFCRHAALRATRLVLRQVQTPQITETRNIKRWVAPVLKQLKRRMDQVGPEAPTPRSSYLEWNYEAEIFAFGKRLREEFDRKVLKQALTHRSYVTREEDKAKEKGLEFETIECNHQLIKQGGALISQCVRNELGGKYPKDVVEALHGHLTTVDMLAHVGLHLGLKDIVQTAEFPVENETLADTFKAVVAALEVSQGQERVQLFVKDFLLSQLNGKDVYDVWAPDSPLDYLRSLLPKQEIESRLCNKSAVNTILANYQVGLYCNKKLLGLGWGESVEIAKDTAALDAIQRLSYGK is encoded by the exons ATGTCTTTTTGTCGGCACGCGGCGCTCCGGGCGACCCGCCTGGTCCTGCGCCAGGTCCAAACGCCCCAAATAACCG AAACTCGCAATATCAAGCGTTGGGTGGCCCCCGTGCTCAAACAACTGAAACGTCGGATGGACCAAGTGGGGCCCGAGGCCCCCACCCCACGCTCCAGTTACCTAGAATGGAACTACGAGGCTGAAATTTTCGCGTTTGGTAAACGACTAAGGGAAGAATTTGACCGTAAAGTACTGAAACAGGCGCTCACGCACCGGTCTTATGTCACTCGTGAGGAGGACAAGGCCAAGGAGAAGGGTTTAGAGTTTGAGACAATTGAGTGCAATCATCAATTGATTAAACAAGGGGGCGCGTTAATTTCGCAATGTGTGCGAAACGAGCTCGGGGGTAAGTACCCGAAGGACGTCGTGGAGGCGCTCCATGGCCACTTAACCACCGTTGATATGTTGGCACACGTGGGGCTGCATTTGGGGCTCAAGGATATCGTTCAGACAGCT GAATTTCCCGTGGAAAATGAGACACTTGCTGACACGTTCAAGGCCGTGGTTGCCGCCTTGGAGGTGTCTCAAGGCCAGGAGAGGGTACAACTTTTCGTGAAAGATTTTTTGCTAAGTCAATTGAACGGTAAAGACGTTTACGATGTTTGGGCCCCCGATAGCCCCCTTGACTACTTGCGGTCGCTTTTGCCAAAGCAGGAGATTGAGTCCCGTTTGTGTAACAAATCGGCCGTTAATACAATTCTCGCAAATTATCAAGTGGGGCTAtactgtaataaaaaattgctggGGCTTGGATGGGGCGAAAGCGTCGAAATCGCCAAAGACACGGCCGCCCTGGACGCTATACAAAGACTCAGTTAcggaaaataa
- the LOC663019 gene encoding uncharacterized protein LOC663019 isoform X1: MGNHHGHGPHSKSGDSTPTSNGSRKSISRTVSNHEIQADKPSALLPVEKLTKILADKSFEEEHITGISLNVFTKCLFPRYPVLAEKLYTYLLTGAKSRNTYIDIQGFKLQCEKYLSFQILDDETVRDTFVRMFGTQVEDAGEVITPEGLRSLLMCAYHVSMDHYSEGPQMCLSISKTLKAVVDSCFHTKTQLSTQFVSHWLAANCPRLLLPLHRYLVHSLATSWRTLEDMENAPAADFKTHAAKDEVEEGLELATPVLEQAPPFSQKHPHLLHMSMSWLLAGALPPVFSRPQKAHSPSNSGVGLASTAFLTKLLCSVPSHWVVLYDSDNDGLGANRFLHHVMSYKGPTLCLLRVEDGQVFCIASPNEWRESNHYWGGEDSAVFQLLPKFVLLEKGSKMLYLNTTVRGYPYGLRAGKDPRSPIIIVDGGFEKMEFKKIPYSLLRIEVWGCGDPISREQQLEVKKWEVKEAERQRCVKLSADDWLDHPDRYLLELAGRPQYHQNQTQ; this comes from the exons ATGGGGAACCACCACGGACACGGCCCCCATAGCAAGTCGGGCGACTCCACGCCTACGTCCAACGGCTCGCGCAAAAGCATCTCGCGGACGGTCTCCAACCACGAAATCCAGGCCGACAAGCCGAGCGCACTTCTACCCGTGGAGAAGCTAACCAAA ATTTTGGCCGACAAATCGTTTGAGGAGGAGCACATTACCGGCATTTCCCTCAATGTTTTCACCAAGTGTTTGTTCCCGCGGTACCCCGTCTTGGCCGAGAAGCTCTACACGTACTTACTCACGGGGGCGAAGTCACGCAACACTTACATCGACATCCAGGGCTTCAAACTGCAATGCGAGAAATACCTATCG TTCCAGATTCTGGACGACGAAACGGTACGTGACACTTTCGTACGCATGTTTGGCACACAAGTGGAAGACGCTGGCGAGGTTATAACCCCCGAGGGGCTCCGCTCGCTCCTAATGTGCGCCTACCACGTCAGCATGGACCACTACTCCGAGGGCCCCCAGATGTGCCTCTCAATTAGCAAGACTTTGAAAGCTGTGGTTGATAGTTGCTTTCACACCAAAACCCAACTCTCAACCCAGTTTGTTTCCCATTGGCTGGCCGCCAATTGTCCCCGCCTCCTGCTCCCCCTACACAGATATCTAGTACATTCCTTAGCCACGTCGTGGCGCACTTTGGAAGACATGGAGAACGCCCCAGCCGCAG attttaaaaCACACGCTGCGAAAGATGAGGTTGAGgaag GTTTAGAGTTGGCCACGCCCGTCCTGGAGCAGGCCCCGCCCTTCAGCCAGAAACACCCCCACTTGCTGCACATGAGCATGTCGTGGCTGTTGGCAGGGGCCCTCCCACCTGTATTTTCACGCCCACAAAAAGCGCACTCGCCTAGCAACAGTGGCGTTG GTCTGGCAAGCACCGCCTTTTTGACCAAACTCTTGTGCTCGGTGCCTTCTCATTGGGTGGTTTTGTACGACTCGGATAATGACGGTTTAGGGGCGAATCGTTTCCTACACCACGTGATGTCGTACAAAGGGCCCACTTTGTGTCTTTTGCGGGTCGAAGATGGCCAAGTTTTTTGTATTGCGTCACCGAATGAGTGGAGAGAATCCAATCATTATTGGGGTGGGGAGGACTCAGCTGTTTTTCAATTGTTACCAAA GTTTGTGTTACTGGAAAAGGGGTCCAAAATGTTGTATTTAAATACCACGGTTCGGGGGTACCCTTATGGGTTACGGGCTGGGAAAGACCCACGTAGTCCCATAATCATAGTAGACGGTGGGTTTGAAAAG AtggagtttaaaaaaataccctACAGTTTGCTACGTATTGAAGTCTGGGGTTGTGGGGATCCCATAAGTCGGGAACAACAATTAGAAGTGAAAAAATGGGAAGTCAAGGAAGCCGAAAGACAAAGATGTGTCAAATTGAGCGCCGATGATTGGCTGGACCATCCAGATAGGTATCTGTTGGAGTTGGCTGGGCGGCCACAGTACCACCAAAACCAAACACAATAA
- the LOC663019 gene encoding uncharacterized protein LOC663019 isoform X2: MGNHHGHGPHSKSGDSTPTSNGSRKSISRTVSNHEIQADKPSALLPVEKLTKILADKSFEEEHITGISLNVFTKCLFPRYPVLAEKLYTYLLTGAKSRNTYIDIQGFKLQCEKYLSILDDETVRDTFVRMFGTQVEDAGEVITPEGLRSLLMCAYHVSMDHYSEGPQMCLSISKTLKAVVDSCFHTKTQLSTQFVSHWLAANCPRLLLPLHRYLVHSLATSWRTLEDMENAPAADFKTHAAKDEVEEGLELATPVLEQAPPFSQKHPHLLHMSMSWLLAGALPPVFSRPQKAHSPSNSGVGLASTAFLTKLLCSVPSHWVVLYDSDNDGLGANRFLHHVMSYKGPTLCLLRVEDGQVFCIASPNEWRESNHYWGGEDSAVFQLLPKFVLLEKGSKMLYLNTTVRGYPYGLRAGKDPRSPIIIVDGGFEKMEFKKIPYSLLRIEVWGCGDPISREQQLEVKKWEVKEAERQRCVKLSADDWLDHPDRYLLELAGRPQYHQNQTQ, from the exons ATGGGGAACCACCACGGACACGGCCCCCATAGCAAGTCGGGCGACTCCACGCCTACGTCCAACGGCTCGCGCAAAAGCATCTCGCGGACGGTCTCCAACCACGAAATCCAGGCCGACAAGCCGAGCGCACTTCTACCCGTGGAGAAGCTAACCAAA ATTTTGGCCGACAAATCGTTTGAGGAGGAGCACATTACCGGCATTTCCCTCAATGTTTTCACCAAGTGTTTGTTCCCGCGGTACCCCGTCTTGGCCGAGAAGCTCTACACGTACTTACTCACGGGGGCGAAGTCACGCAACACTTACATCGACATCCAGGGCTTCAAACTGCAATGCGAGAAATACCTATCG ATTCTGGACGACGAAACGGTACGTGACACTTTCGTACGCATGTTTGGCACACAAGTGGAAGACGCTGGCGAGGTTATAACCCCCGAGGGGCTCCGCTCGCTCCTAATGTGCGCCTACCACGTCAGCATGGACCACTACTCCGAGGGCCCCCAGATGTGCCTCTCAATTAGCAAGACTTTGAAAGCTGTGGTTGATAGTTGCTTTCACACCAAAACCCAACTCTCAACCCAGTTTGTTTCCCATTGGCTGGCCGCCAATTGTCCCCGCCTCCTGCTCCCCCTACACAGATATCTAGTACATTCCTTAGCCACGTCGTGGCGCACTTTGGAAGACATGGAGAACGCCCCAGCCGCAG attttaaaaCACACGCTGCGAAAGATGAGGTTGAGgaag GTTTAGAGTTGGCCACGCCCGTCCTGGAGCAGGCCCCGCCCTTCAGCCAGAAACACCCCCACTTGCTGCACATGAGCATGTCGTGGCTGTTGGCAGGGGCCCTCCCACCTGTATTTTCACGCCCACAAAAAGCGCACTCGCCTAGCAACAGTGGCGTTG GTCTGGCAAGCACCGCCTTTTTGACCAAACTCTTGTGCTCGGTGCCTTCTCATTGGGTGGTTTTGTACGACTCGGATAATGACGGTTTAGGGGCGAATCGTTTCCTACACCACGTGATGTCGTACAAAGGGCCCACTTTGTGTCTTTTGCGGGTCGAAGATGGCCAAGTTTTTTGTATTGCGTCACCGAATGAGTGGAGAGAATCCAATCATTATTGGGGTGGGGAGGACTCAGCTGTTTTTCAATTGTTACCAAA GTTTGTGTTACTGGAAAAGGGGTCCAAAATGTTGTATTTAAATACCACGGTTCGGGGGTACCCTTATGGGTTACGGGCTGGGAAAGACCCACGTAGTCCCATAATCATAGTAGACGGTGGGTTTGAAAAG AtggagtttaaaaaaataccctACAGTTTGCTACGTATTGAAGTCTGGGGTTGTGGGGATCCCATAAGTCGGGAACAACAATTAGAAGTGAAAAAATGGGAAGTCAAGGAAGCCGAAAGACAAAGATGTGTCAAATTGAGCGCCGATGATTGGCTGGACCATCCAGATAGGTATCTGTTGGAGTTGGCTGGGCGGCCACAGTACCACCAAAACCAAACACAATAA
- the LOC663019 gene encoding uncharacterized protein LOC663019 isoform X3: MGNHHGHGPHSKSGDSTPTSNGSRKSISRTVSNHEIQADKPSALLPVEKLTKILADKSFEEEHITGISLNVFTKCLFPRYPVLAEKLYTYLLTGAKSRNTYIDIQGFKLQCEKYLSFQILDDETVRDTFVRMFGTQVEDAGEVITPEGLRSLLMCAYHVSMDHYSEGPQMCLSISKTLKAVVDSCFHTKTQLSTQFVSHWLAANCPRLLLPLHRYLVHSLATSWRTLEDMENAPAAGLELATPVLEQAPPFSQKHPHLLHMSMSWLLAGALPPVFSRPQKAHSPSNSGVGLASTAFLTKLLCSVPSHWVVLYDSDNDGLGANRFLHHVMSYKGPTLCLLRVEDGQVFCIASPNEWRESNHYWGGEDSAVFQLLPKFVLLEKGSKMLYLNTTVRGYPYGLRAGKDPRSPIIIVDGGFEKMEFKKIPYSLLRIEVWGCGDPISREQQLEVKKWEVKEAERQRCVKLSADDWLDHPDRYLLELAGRPQYHQNQTQ; the protein is encoded by the exons ATGGGGAACCACCACGGACACGGCCCCCATAGCAAGTCGGGCGACTCCACGCCTACGTCCAACGGCTCGCGCAAAAGCATCTCGCGGACGGTCTCCAACCACGAAATCCAGGCCGACAAGCCGAGCGCACTTCTACCCGTGGAGAAGCTAACCAAA ATTTTGGCCGACAAATCGTTTGAGGAGGAGCACATTACCGGCATTTCCCTCAATGTTTTCACCAAGTGTTTGTTCCCGCGGTACCCCGTCTTGGCCGAGAAGCTCTACACGTACTTACTCACGGGGGCGAAGTCACGCAACACTTACATCGACATCCAGGGCTTCAAACTGCAATGCGAGAAATACCTATCG TTCCAGATTCTGGACGACGAAACGGTACGTGACACTTTCGTACGCATGTTTGGCACACAAGTGGAAGACGCTGGCGAGGTTATAACCCCCGAGGGGCTCCGCTCGCTCCTAATGTGCGCCTACCACGTCAGCATGGACCACTACTCCGAGGGCCCCCAGATGTGCCTCTCAATTAGCAAGACTTTGAAAGCTGTGGTTGATAGTTGCTTTCACACCAAAACCCAACTCTCAACCCAGTTTGTTTCCCATTGGCTGGCCGCCAATTGTCCCCGCCTCCTGCTCCCCCTACACAGATATCTAGTACATTCCTTAGCCACGTCGTGGCGCACTTTGGAAGACATGGAGAACGCCCCAGCCGCAG GTTTAGAGTTGGCCACGCCCGTCCTGGAGCAGGCCCCGCCCTTCAGCCAGAAACACCCCCACTTGCTGCACATGAGCATGTCGTGGCTGTTGGCAGGGGCCCTCCCACCTGTATTTTCACGCCCACAAAAAGCGCACTCGCCTAGCAACAGTGGCGTTG GTCTGGCAAGCACCGCCTTTTTGACCAAACTCTTGTGCTCGGTGCCTTCTCATTGGGTGGTTTTGTACGACTCGGATAATGACGGTTTAGGGGCGAATCGTTTCCTACACCACGTGATGTCGTACAAAGGGCCCACTTTGTGTCTTTTGCGGGTCGAAGATGGCCAAGTTTTTTGTATTGCGTCACCGAATGAGTGGAGAGAATCCAATCATTATTGGGGTGGGGAGGACTCAGCTGTTTTTCAATTGTTACCAAA GTTTGTGTTACTGGAAAAGGGGTCCAAAATGTTGTATTTAAATACCACGGTTCGGGGGTACCCTTATGGGTTACGGGCTGGGAAAGACCCACGTAGTCCCATAATCATAGTAGACGGTGGGTTTGAAAAG AtggagtttaaaaaaataccctACAGTTTGCTACGTATTGAAGTCTGGGGTTGTGGGGATCCCATAAGTCGGGAACAACAATTAGAAGTGAAAAAATGGGAAGTCAAGGAAGCCGAAAGACAAAGATGTGTCAAATTGAGCGCCGATGATTGGCTGGACCATCCAGATAGGTATCTGTTGGAGTTGGCTGGGCGGCCACAGTACCACCAAAACCAAACACAATAA
- the LOC662992 gene encoding BRCA1-associated protein, which translates to MSELVSKCVLRVEVNDPSADGGAEASSEPKTGRKSRDISVETFPSRLESPREDWGLLPVCSRETTPLEPEDPKSEIGFFSGNPFVEITKGILHLYKEDVLSDRKEALTLCLLGVPTSMTCHDLLAFTAPCHADIAHIRVLRDSLPNQYMALLTFRTHDSAMEFYVTFNGGPFNSLEPDNICRIVWVSRVEWAHDGVPPPGHTELPICPVCLERMDESVDGVLTILCNHAFHANCLEQWGDSTCPVCRCVQSPEQAASSECEQCGKVAQSADALWICLICGHVGCGRYQGGHAALHYRESGHCYALQLGSHRVWDYKGDNFVHRLLQNKADGKLVPSEGPPSEAECAQEKVDSVQLEFTYLLTSQLEEQRLYFEDKLAQLDSIYYAENSELKAEVLELSEKNSQLKTDIANLTKEKLALERKIAQQSVKLNATLNDLNEEKQLGKALRNNQQQWQTKLGELQAEKDTMAKEITELREQVRDLMFFIDAKQVIEKSDDRDDIAGGTITVGAEPAKNKRKGKKKR; encoded by the exons ATGTCCGAATTGGTCTCCAAATGCGTCCTTCGGGTGGAAGTGAACGACCCGAGCGCTG ATGGGGGTGCTGAGGCCTCAAGTGAGCCGAAAACGGGGCGCAAATCGCGCGATATCAGCGTGGAGACGTTCCCCAGCCGCTTGGAGAGCCCTCGGGAGGACTGGGGCCTCCTCCCGGTGTGCTCCCGCGAGACCACCCCCTTGGAGCCCGAAGACCCCAAAAGCGAAATTGGGTTTTTCAGCGGCAATCCCTTTGTCGAAATTACGAAAGGAATCTTGCATTTATATAAAGAAGA tgttttaagtGATAGGAAGGAGGCGTTGACGCTTTGTCTGCTAGGGGTGCCAACCTCAATGACCTGTCATGACCTATTGGCGTTCACAGCCCCCTGTCACGCCGACATTGCCCACATTCGGGTGCTCCGGGACTCCTTACCCAACCAGTACATGGCTCTGTTAAC TTTTAGGACGCACGACTCGGCTATGGAGTTTTACGTCACGTTTAATGGGGGCCCCTTTAACAGTCTGGAACCGGATAATATCTGCCGGATCGTTTGGGTGTCGCGCGTGGAGTGGGCCCACGATGGGGTGCCCCCGCCCGGCCACACCGAGCTCCCCATTTGCCCCGTCTGTCTCG agcGCATGGATGAGTCAGTTGACGGTGTTTTGACGATTTTGTGCAATCACGCGTTCCACGCCAACTGTCTGGAGCAGTGGGGCGATTCCACGTGCCCTGTGTGCCGTTGTGTCCAAAGCCCCGAACAGGCGGCAAGTTCCGAATGTGAACAGTGCGGAAAAGTGGCCCAATCAGCCGACGCACTTTGGATTTGTCTTATCTGTGGTCACGTGGGCTGTGGGCGGTACCAAGGGGGCCATGCGGCGCTCCATTACCGCGAATCGGGGCACTGTTACGCCCTCCAATTGGGGTCCCACCGCGTGTGGGACTACAAAGGCGATAATTTCGTACATAGGTTACTTCAGAATAAGGCAGATGGGAAACTGGTGCCTTCGGAAGGCCCCCCTTCCGAGGCGGAGTGCGCGCAAGAGAAAGTCGATTCAGTGCAACTCGAATTCACCTATTTGTTAACCTCGCAGTTGGAGGAGCAACGCTTGTATTTCGAGGATAAATTAGCACA ACTTGATAGTATTTATTACGCCGAAAATTCGGAACTTAAGGCAGAGGTGCTCGAATTAAGCGAGAAAAATAGCCAACTTAAAACGGACATAGCTAATTTGACCAAGGAAAAGTTGGCTTTGGAGCGAAAAATCGCCCAACAGAGCGTCAA GTTAAACGCGACTTTAAATGATCTGAACGAGGAAAAACAGCTGGGGAAAGCCTTGCGCAACAATCAGCAACAATGGCAAACCAAGTTGGGTGAATTACAGGCTGAGAAAGACACCATGGCAAAGGAAATAACCGAATTGAGGGAACAAGTCCGTGACTTGATGTTTTTTATTGACGCTAAACAA GTCATTGAAAAATCGGACGATCGCGATGACATTGCCGGCGGTACGATCACAGTGGGCGCCGAGCCGGcgaaaaataaacgaaaaggCAAGAAAAAGCGTTAA